From the Acipenser ruthenus chromosome 5, fAciRut3.2 maternal haplotype, whole genome shotgun sequence genome, the window GTTGCATGGCCTAACATTGTTTAGTAATACCCTGTGTATTAGCTAATTTCACAATACAGTTAAATACTTAGTAGATGCCCTCCTATAGATATTTTACCATTATAAAACTGTAGTGTGCAATCAGCTGCTGCGCTGCATTTTCATGTGATTTGATGGGAGTCATGCACCATCATTTTCATGAATAAGATTATTTCACTGCACAATTCATACTGATTTCTATTTTAGATCTGGCATGCAACAATTTAATACAAGCAgaaacaacagcaacaagttAATCTGCTATTATGTTGCATAATTTCGTCCTAGGTTTTCTTGTACATTTTATCTTCTTTTTTCTCCCACAGGTATTTGATATTGCCCGATATCAAGAATCCTTAGCAGCCTATTTCTGTTTATCGGCACATGAAAATATAAACCAGATTGCAGAGATCCTCCTTGGTGAAGCGAGGGCTTACGTGTTCTTTGAGAAGAGCCATGGGGATATGCATTCATTTGTTCGTACCTGCAAAAAGCTCAGAGAGGATGAAGCTGCCAGACTCTTCCATCAGATAGCGTCAGCTGTTGCTCACTGCCATGACAGTGGAGTCGTACTGAGAGACCTCAAGTTAAggaaatttgtttttaaaaaccagGACAGGTAAGatatgctatttaaaaaaaaaaaaaaaaaaaaaaaaagttttattgtaCACTGTAGTGTTTTACAGTTGCTGTTTTGTTGCTACTAAACTGTAAGAACAGTGTTTCTGAACATACAGTTTAGCCTTACATATTCCCATGACTACTGTAGGAATCTAATGCATTACCTTAATTTTCCTTTCTAAAATGAGTcaattgttttgtattcatttatcatGTAGTCAAACTTGATTATACAGAAACCAAAAATACCAGACAGGATGTAAATAGCTAAGTGTTTGGCACAGGGTTGGGTTTCATTCCCTGTTTCCCAGTTGTATATAAATTGGTGTCCGGTTTCCTTCAGTAACAAATGCATCTTAGGAAGGGTGTATACCTGTCAAGGGTCAgtctttatttgtgtgtgttgtagGTTTTCTCCAAAGTAAAAGGAATTCTACATGTCATGTATATTGACTGTTCTGTTCCCTTCTATGATAAAAGACAGTAGTAAGATATGTGTCAGCTTAATCACTACATAAGCATAGAGCCCCTTATTTGTGATACAGGCCTATGTTTTACAATAGGTAAGATCAAAGTACCTATTACCAGATATTTTAAAGCAGTATTAATttcttaaaatgtaaatacatttgcaATTGATAAAAGGATGCATACAGTGCCCTAAAATTGTACTAAATATGTAATAACACTTTGACACAGTTTATTCAGGGATAGCCACGTTACCACACGCACCTAAGCATGAGTTTTATGACCTTTATACTACTTTAACAGTACTGAGGATGCCAAATGAACTCCTTCAGATGAAGTATGCAAGCTTGGGCAATGGACACCATATGGCAGGCTAATAAAGTGTTACCTTTGTAAACTCTAGAATTAGTGGAGTGTGGCATTGACCTGAAATCCAGCAAATCAGAATAAGAGCTGGTCATGGAACTGATATCGTCACCATACACCCTGGCATTCTGGCAGTTTCCTAATGAAGCTTGAAATTAACATTTGTCACCCTTGACCTATTTTGGCTGAGTCTTATTTGGGCTGCGGTTataattgccccccccccccccccccatcagaaATGTTATTCTAGCATTAAGGTTATGGCTGTGGGAGTTTATTGTTTTTGAAACCTGACTCCAATCACTATAATACATGTGTTTTGTGTATAATGTATTGAAATCCATTAGCCTTTATACCATACAACTattgaatgtacagtataaacctgCAACCTTTATTTCCCCCACTATGATTCCACAAATAGATGACATGATCTGATCCATTGGATGAAGCGACTCTTAAAAAAGGTTTCATCTATTAATAGTTTGGTTATTTAAGAGCCTTTCATCCTTGGTATCCATTTTGTTAAATTTAACCCTGTTCtgctcttttttatatttaatgcaAAGTAAAGGGACATGTCATTTATTCAGTATTTTTCTTTCTTGTGTGCAGTATATGCAATGCTCTTAGTAGGGGTAAATGCTTGGCATTATATGTTCTCATAATCTAATGGTGGATTGTAGCCTTCTGCTAGTTGTCAACTTTTCAACATAGATGGTATAAAAACCGTCCTGGATTGGCAGTTTTCCTGGTGACTCATTGCCAGCTGGTAAACCACAATGAAATTGAAATCTAAACAGGTGGAAGAGTTTGGGGAATGCAGAAAAAGAAAGCCTGGGTTTCTTTCCATATGAAGTATTGGTTCCAGATCTTAACTAATCCTATGTCTATAGCAAGTTTATCCCAGTTCAATTTTTAATACATTAAAGGATAACTCCTTAATTTCAAACAGCAAAAAATTAGTATGGTTTGACCTGCTGCATAAGGgtgttttaaaatacaagaaaatgtgtatttagttttactattttgttttgtttagaagttgtgacttaataaaaaaaagggttaCACAGTAGATGTAGCAATTAACAGCCTTTTAAAAGTATGAAGCGTAATTGTGTCTGCGGGTCGTTACCTGGAGCTTGATTTTCCCAGAAGTGTCTGCCTGTATAGCCTACTTGTAAGAACTAGCACCATCTAGAACAGCCAATGTGTCATGacagaatacaaaaatgaaacttGATTCACAGTTGAGATTCCCTAGAATCATTGTGAACGCCATAAAGGTGAtaggacaaataataataataataataataataataataataataataataataatttgaagctactttgtTATCCCCAGACTGCTGCATTTTGACCTGTTTTGATGATTTCATTGTTGTATTTTGCCAGCATCATTGTGTGAGTGATGTCAAGACTCAATGACCAATCCCACATTTTTATTTGCAAATATGACATTTAGTTTATATATTTTACGAAAATCAAAAGATGTAATTCCATCTTGATTGCGTTTATAAACTTAACTGCCAACAAATGGCTTGTGGTGGGGTTTTAAGTGGCAGTGTTGGGTTGTAAATCCAATGTGTAAGATAACTCGAATCCCTGTCCTGGATGATCTATTCGGTGTGCTTAAATAGTCCTGATTTGTTAACAGTTTTATATAGctagaacacacacaaaaaaagaaagatttgttGATAATTTGATCACAAAAAGGGAACAGAAGAGCTTTCACTAACCAATAAAGAAACCAAGGCAAAATCTGCTGGGGAAATATGTGCGATTGTGAGATACAATGGAtgggtttcttttatttatagCTTCCTCTTCTGTGGGACAAAGATGTATTTCCTGTATGAGGCCTGTTTGCTGCCCTTCTCTTTTGTGGTTTGATTTAGTAAGGCTGGGAAATAATTCAAAAACAGAATaacttcctttttattttatttctttcaaatAAGGCATTGACAATACCTTCTGTGTTGTAAATCCATCATGCATGGTATTGGTAGCTGACATTGTATATGCCTTTGGATTGCCATTATTGCATGGCATGGGTGCCATTTCTGAATCACACCCattaaacctattttgctccagaaatgttggtggAATTTGATTTTGTGCCCAAAATgtttgcagttgttttttttttttttttttttttttatggcttaACAGTAAGTAAGCTTTgagtactgtgtttattctttcacttttttttaaattaaaccacCTAATTTGGCGATTATTTCACTTGCTAGATTTTAATCTTTAGTGTAGAATTTCGAACAATGTGATCCACTGGTTTGTCAACCATCTTACTATTAAGTGAAGCCTTCAAGTACTTGTAAATTCACACATTTTTGAACATGTGTCTGGCTAATGGGAGTTAACTGGTACCATAGGTGCTCCAGAGGGGACACTATGTTACCTGAAAATCTGAGTATGTCTGATGTGTTTTTATAAACTTGTTTTTGAAATCTTACAGatcttatttctttcttttttctaggGGTTTTGTTAAATTAGAAAGTCTGGGGGATGCATACATTTTGGAGGGAGAAGATGACTCTCTGTCAGACAAACATGGCTGTCCGGCCTACGTGAGTCCTGAGATCCTGAACACAAGTGGCAGCTACTCTGGAAAGGCAGCAGATGTGTGGAGCCTGGGTGTGATGCTCTATACTATGTTAGTTGGACGCTACCCCTTCCATGATGTGGAGCCTAGTTCTCTGTTCAGCAAGATCCGCCGAGGGCAGTTTAGCATTCCCGAGACTCTCACCCCCAAGGCGAAATGCCTTATCCGCAGCATCCTCCGCCGAGAGCCTGCCGAACGGCTCACGTCTCGGGAAATCTTGGACCACCCCTGGTTTGCTACAGATATGCATGCCTCCAGTTCAGGATGTGGTGCAAATAAGGAGGCTTCAGATCAGCTGGTACCTGATGTTAATATGGAAGAAGAGTTGGACAAGTTTTTCAGCTGAGCAGCACATACACAAGTGAGCAAGTCTGGAGAACACAACAGCTGAAGACTTTTATAACATGAAGGAGTCCTTTTCCGACCCCATTTATTCACACCCAGGATCAACCTAGCTTGCCAGCAAATGCAGTATCCTTAGTAAGCTTTGAGGAGCAGCAGGACGTATGAAATGCAGATGAAATGTAGCAGTTTCTTTGGCAAGTGGTGCTATCAAGTTAGATTGATACTAGTGGGGAAGCTACAAACACAATGAAAATAGAAAGGCAGTATGGAGCATAGCTTCTCATCTCATGAagccaaggaaaaaaaaaaaaaaaaaaaaactgttggctGTACATGCAGCATAATACTCCATTTTTGTTTCTAAAAATAGCTGGCAagacacaaataaatatatatataattgactcGACACACATTTGGCATTgtactgttttttatatatatatatatatatatatataatttgtttttggtttcttcCTGTCATTCAGGTAACAAGcaatttctaacttttttttttcttattcaagtACATAGGTACACATGGACAGACAAAATGTGGGTGCTAACATAAACAACTACTATAACATCAATTCAGTTCATTTCTCTATATAGCTATTTTCAGCAACTTGTGTAATTCAACCTCATTTCTTCAACGTCAGTTACTTGGTAttcttgtattctttttttttcttttcttttatgatTTGCTCCCATAAGGGAAAAGTAACTTATTTACTGAACTGTTTGTGTCAACTGCCATTGTCGCAGTAAGCTAATCTAATTTCAAACCAGTTGTGTAACTGCTATTTtaaaagatgtattatttttattaagttcATTAAATATACAGGGTTCAGAAATACTTGCTTCCAGATCTGATATAATGCACTTGATTTTTGTAGGGGGAGGGTATATGAAAAGAGAACCATTGGGCTGTGATTTGATAGACCAGTCAATTCAGTTAGCAGTATTCTAATTTGTTCGTACCAAGACACATGTAAAATTGAATTTAAcactttttataaatatatattttaaaaataaaggtaGTAAATAACATaaggtttatttaattgtttttaaaaactttgaCTGGTCTGAGAACTAAGTCATGTATGACATGGAGTTTAGTTAGGGGGTTGCATAGACTCAGGGCTTGCATTAGGATAAACTACAGTATCTGTAGCTTAGATGAACAGAGTTGCTTTTGCCAGTATAGGATTTATTACCCACTTTGCTAGCATCATAATTAAGTATTTAACTATTACCTTTTGTTATGTATCTGAACACGAGTGAAAGTGGTAAACTTTCAGATCTATGATTTAATGCAGGCCCCGTAGACTTCAGTTAAAAAGGACATTTTCATCAAGTGCAGTATCCCTACCTCTTTGTGAAAAGACAATTTGGGTGATTTTTGTCTGTTTCACCAGCAGGGTCAACAACTCTGTTTAGTTTCTTTTACAATGAATGTGTTGGACTTTAAAATCTTACATGCTAAAGCAACAGGAAACAAAACCAAGAAAAGTTTGATGTCATTTGTGGGGCACTAGAAGTGCTCACAAAGACTGCAGCAACACCTTTGAACCATTTAAAACGGGTTACTGTAGACCGTTAAAATGATCCACTACTCTTCTGTCCAAGACCCACCTGTGACATGCACCACTGCCTTTACTACATTCAAGTAATCGCACTGCAAGTGCACTCTAGGATAAAAAGCCAGTATTTTAAATATTGGGGTCTCTTTTATGACGATGTGTTACACACTGTATTAAACACTTCTGCTTTCTGGTATTTCCAaccctgaatattttttttttgtttttttgtttttacttttagtttCATGTTggactttttttaattattattaatataggcttactatataaaaaataattctggGCATAACTACTACTATGTTTCCAGTACctcatttttactttttattactGCCTGTACAAGTTCTGTGAATTGGTCATGTTATGGGTAGGTACTTGTGGACTCTTGTAGTATATAAATGTTACTTGAATTTGTGCTTTTATTATAGTATGTGGCATGTGCGTACAGCTATTTGGCATTTGCCCTATGGATGCTATTACCTGCCCAGCaggaaagcttaacaaaaaaaaaacaaaaaaaacaaacaaaaaaaacaacagatttcGTTCTCGtggatttaataaaaacagaaacggaTAGCTACAATTGAcctgcttttttgttttagtatatcatttttattttattttttcacacaaTTAAGAATTCTGGTGCGAGTTACTCTCTGAAGAAGGTACTGAGTAGGTGCTAATGTTGATGAGGACAAttctttttgttcatttttttttttttcgaagggGAATGTTTAAGAGAAAGTGATATGCATGGTGGGGTATTACTGCCTCTGGTGTTTTGATTGTAATGTATTTGGTTTGATGTTTTGTCCAAAATCTCTTCAGTAAATAAATTGTGAACTGCATATTTAAAGAAATTGCCCCTATTTATTACTGTCCTAACCTTTGTTTTGGTATGTGAATTGCCCCTGATGAAATTGCAACATTTCATAGTAAATTTTGAGTAATACTCCTGGTAAAAGTTAAAATATAAAGGGGGGAGAAAAATTCTGTGACTTTCTCTacaagtccaaggggggggggggtaaaaatacaaaacaaatatatttatcactataatgctattaaaactgcatgctatttatcttaattttattaaaactatgaaattaaaatggacatctaatttcctttctttttgtctaaaatctttgtttttataaaatgactGTGCAGCGAGTATGCAGGTTAAGAGATGAAAGCATGTCAATCAGTGACGGTGCCAGACTTTCCCTGATGAGGGGGCTAAGGGGGGGGCAGCACACAAAATTGAGGGGGCTACACCCCACTTTGTGCGGGAATGCATAAAATACATTCATATCATTTTCTGTGTCAGACGTGGACCAGGgtgaacagcaagcatttaacactagaacgaccaaggtgGTCATTTTGACGATTTAAATTGCGGTGCttgtgtttaagatacagagctgtgctttcctgacttttcctataTCTATGTACTAATTACcatgacaaagaaagaatcgtgtATCTGCAAAAATTGCAAATCTgcaagataaaatactgtcatacctattccgacctggagcggtcaaattgaccgatacatataaaacatattataacaattaaatgttgcagtattatttgtatttatcagtcaggaCTTGCCGCCATGTACTGAAGTTTGATTacatcagtctgcattcctcaagtgagtggtcttgtgacatttctattgtttcaatgagcctcctgatagtcCATCAATCCGCATTGACAGCTCACGGCAcccggctgtctgtctgcactctggttactataagtcactcttttttctaagaaattcattgttaccccaatacacattgaaaatggattgcggaagacgcaggacagcaaagcagtgtttgaaaTTACTGCAAATTTGATAaaacaacgattctgatgcagcagagatggacaatgacgaatctggctctgaaggAGACTGGATTTgtgaagatgaatcttccagcagcagtgacacagAGGGCGCAGGAGATCCGTGGGagaagcaatcctgtggcagcccctACACCTGATCCAGTTGctacttcacctgaggcagcCGCTTCTCCAGTGGTAGCACCAGTGCCACCTGGTGCTCAAGAGGCTGGTAATGCAATATTTCATGATCACCATATTGGTTTAAAAGCAGGCATAACTTTGATGACAAAATACTTTgacattttcaccagtattaacAAACAATATTGGTGAAAACTATATCTGATCCTTTCTCCATAACACCTGAGGGCAACGTTGCATCTCACGCCTGCAAGGTCCTCCTCATATTAAACAAAGGTGTACTGCAGCTGGAAGTAGTCGATCTGCAAACTTCTGAGGTGCTGAAGATTGAATTAATTAACACTGAACTCAACCTTCTGGACACATTATCTGGTTACAGAGAAGTAAGTACCCAAACCTTAAGAAGGCCAGCCTCCTTGAGCTCTCAAGGTTTGGATAAACATACACGTGTGAATTCAGCTTTATGAATGTCATCAATAATGATGCTTACAGCAGGCTTACAAATAAACCTCTGCAGAGCTGTCTTTGTATAAGTCACATCACTGAAGCCAGATTTTAACGAGGTAGTACTGAGTAAGAAGTGTCACTTTTCTCACTAGTAACAACAGCTGACCAAAATTTGCAAAATAAgtcataaatacagtatttgtgtagtGTAGATATTATCGATTAGTTTTACGCCTTTTCAGTTTGATTAAAATGGGCGGTTCttactggtttcttttttcagcatttactgtgcttaaatatttttttctctcatttgtCTTGCTGTTTGTTCTTTTGTCTGTATGTTTCTCACTGTCTGGGGCTATTGATGCTGAATCGCTTTTTACCTCACAAATGTGCATATTCTAAAAGCACACAACAGAAAGGGTACAACAACTGGAGAGTGCAAGGAGGCTGGCCTTCTAGTGCCTTCCACGAGGGGCGGAGACTGGTGTGATGACATTGGTGGTCACTGCGTGACAGCTTTGGTAAGTCAAAATTTTCAGGTAAACAAAGTTAACCCattatgtaatggatacatttctatttcagggaaccagggttatgataataacctaacgttatcAGTTCTTAACCAAATTTTTCCAAAGAAGTACACACTTACATTGCTTGcatgcaaataaacaaacaaatacccaCAACTAATCTATCACAAAATGGGGGTTGTCTCAGACAGAGTGTAggtatacagtggctctcaaaagtattcaccccccttggacttttccacattttattgtgttccaACAtagaatcaaaattgatttaattaagagtttatgccactgatcaacacaaaaaagtccataatgtcaaagtgaaaaataaaatctacaaatggttctaaattaattacaaatataaaacagaaaataattgattgcataagtaataaaatgtggaaaagtccaagggggatgaatacttttgagagccactgtaggtaATTTGACTAGCCAATACCTCTACATGTAATACAGGAGTTTCTCGGGACAGGAAAGTGACAGCACTGGTACAGATGTACTTTAACCTTGTATTAAATGTAccattagtttatttatttattaatatgtttacATCATGAAAGATACATTGACAAACTACTGCATTAGTCTTCcctgcccaaattgtttttttaaaagtcactgcCCTCAATATTTACATTATATTGCTGTAGTCTGCAAGTCTGTACTTCGCCAGTTCATAATTCACAGTGGTCCTGCAGTGCTCTAGAAATGGGTTCCATTAAAAATCATAGATGATTTCAACACAGTAATAAAAGTAGATAAAATGACACCCAATATTGTGTTGTAGTCAGTTAACTAGAAAGTTAGGAGGTTTGTGATTTTAACCTGTGACTAACAAGCTATTAAATAACTGCATTTAATTACATACACAAGGTCCCAAGCTTTATAGCTTGGTTTCTATAGGAATAAATATTCAAATTTATTTTCAGACAGTGATGCCAACCACTCATTTGCCTCAAATTACTATATTACATTGGGTGATGACCTAAGAAATTAGATAAGATGACCCCCCCAATTGCTTATGAAAAACCACAGTACTCATCCATAGCCAAGTCATCCCTGGAAGGCAGCTTAGATCCTCTAACTCTGGACTGTTAAAATGCATGGTTCCAAAATGTGTTACGCTGTGTTGCTCCTTTTCTTTGGAACTCACTACCAACCTTTATTAGAGAATCTACAGCAGtagccaaattaaaaaaaaaaaaaaaaaaaaactaactataaacttggtcttttttaaaaaaagcagacatAGCTAATATGCTAGCAGATACCTTAGTTTGCATACACTGCTTTTATAAATTCCCTGAATTAATAAGGCAAATCCTCACACATCACTGCTTCAGTGCATTCACCTCCCCTCCCTTAGTCCTTGTTCATAATCTGAGATGCAATGACAAGATGATGACAAATGGTCAGAGCTAACAACTGATAAACAGATCTGATATTGATGAGCAGCATCAATATGCAGTTGTCATATATTTTCTGGACCATCTTAAAGTGAGTTGTAATCATTATGTTAAAATGCACATTATTTTATCAACAGttgtattgtaaatgtattgtaaatactttttttgttggcTGTGCACCCTTGGCCTCAATCCACGAACCCTATGCATTTTATGTAGTCGTATAATTATTGTTGGAAACCTGCAAAAACCCTGTGCAACTCATTTCTCATGCTGTTTACAATTTGTGTCAAGCTATAAATGGAAAATGTGAAACaatcaaaacacaacaaaaccccTGTTTAGACATGTAAGCTGCTGCCACAGCAGGAGGTCCTTTGCTTGTAATTTCTGGTAAATATCACTTGAGATCCTCTTAACTTTGTTAA encodes:
- the LOC117403329 gene encoding tribbles homolog 2-like isoform X1, which produces MNIQRSTPINITRYGRPRHKNHDFEELSCLRTTESIQSFSPNLGSPSPPETPNSSHCISCIGKYLLLETLEGDHVFRAAHLHSGEEFVCKVFDIARYQESLAAYFCLSAHENINQIAEILLGEARAYVFFEKSHGDMHSFVRTCKKLREDEAARLFHQIASAVAHCHDSGVVLRDLKLRKFVFKNQDRGFVKLESLGDAYILEGEDDSLSDKHGCPAYVSPEILNTSGSYSGKAADVWSLGVMLYTMLVGRYPFHDVEPSSLFSKIRRGQFSIPETLTPKAKCLIRSILRREPAERLTSREILDHPWFATDMHASSSGCGANKEASDQLVPDVNMEEELDKFFS
- the LOC117403329 gene encoding tribbles homolog 2-like isoform X2, with translation MHSFVRTCKKLREDEAARLFHQIASAVAHCHDSGVVLRDLKLRKFVFKNQDRGFVKLESLGDAYILEGEDDSLSDKHGCPAYVSPEILNTSGSYSGKAADVWSLGVMLYTMLVGRYPFHDVEPSSLFSKIRRGQFSIPETLTPKAKCLIRSILRREPAERLTSREILDHPWFATDMHASSSGCGANKEASDQLVPDVNMEEELDKFFS